The following are from one region of the Brienomyrus brachyistius isolate T26 chromosome 13, BBRACH_0.4, whole genome shotgun sequence genome:
- the stard5 gene encoding stAR-related lipid transfer protein 5, protein MDYQHIANAVADSLVAYSKDESGWKACKKTDAVTVYWRPSAEFPGNLYKGDGVISASPERLWDCLKPLPDGLRVKWDDNVKKFELIEMVNDAVSVCRTVTPSAAMGIIAPRDFVDVVLVKRYEDGTITSNATHVDHPDCPPQSGFVRGFNHPCGCFCVPIPGEPNKTQLLSFFQTDLGGYLPRSVVDSFFPSSMAQFYSNLTKAVKSLKDF, encoded by the exons ATGGATTACCAGCATATAGCAAATGCCGTGGCCGACAGCCTCGTCGCGTACTCCAAGGACGAATCGGGATGGAAAGCCTGCAAGAAAACG GACGCGGTTACCGTCTACTGGCGCCCGTCAGCCGAGTTCCCCGGCAATTT ATACAAAGGTGACGGGGTGATCAGTGCGAGTCCCGAGAGGCTGTGGGACTGTTTAAAGCCGCTACCGGACGGGCTGCGAGTGAAGTGGGACGACAACGTCAAGAAGTTTGAGCTGATTGAGATGGTGAACGAC gctgtgtctgtgtgtcgcaCCGTCACCCCCTCGGCCGCTATGGGCATCATCGCACCTCGAGACTTTGTGGATGTGGTTCTAGTAAAGCGCTACGAAGACGGCACGATTACGTCCAACG CTACCCATGTAGATCACCCCGATTGTCCCCCACAGTCTGGGTTTGTTAGAGGGTTTAACCACCCCTGCGGCTGCTTCTGTGTTCCCATCCCGGG GGAGCCGAATAAGACTCAACTGCTTAGCTTCTTCCAGACGGACCTGGGGGGCTACCTGCCCCGCTCAGTCGTCGACTCCTTCTTCCCCTCCAGCATGGCTCAGTTTTACAGCAACCTCACCAAAGCTGTTAAATCCCTGAAAGATTTTTGA